The region aatggatagagcttgggcctgggagtcagaaggacttggattctatcccggctctgccacttgtctcctctgtgaccttgggcaagtcacttcacttctccgtgcctcaattaccttttctgtaaaatggtgatcgagactgtgagcctcgtgtgagcagggacggtgtccaacccactttgcttgatctaccccagcgcttagtacagcgcctggcacacagtaagtgcttaacaaatgccactattattatcattaataacaataataataataatatcccctctccaccacttgtctgccgtggtaccttaagtcgcttcccttctctgtgcctcagttaccccaagtgtaaaatggagattaaattcctcctacttagactgtagccccgtgggggacagggacactgtccaaactgattaacttgtatttatctgaGTGATTAGAATAGAGCTCGACACTgtgtatgtgcttaacaattaccttaattaattaatcctcTCTGGGTAAAATAGAAAAAGGCCATTGAATTGTGTTAGGGGGGGTCAGGTGAGGCTGAGGTGGGTTTCCTGCCCCAGAGGGGCAtcgaaggagaggagggatggaagaggcTGGTTTAAATCTTCTTTATAGACATCTCTCCACATTCCTTGCCGTCTTGGTTCCTTCTGCTTCCCGctttaccctttcctcttcctcctgttttcactaattgaaaatcattttggtctctctcctccattggactggaaactcctcgagggcagggaacatgggccTGATTACCTCTGTACAAATCTAAAGCAAATGGGATGCCCTAACTTAGAGCAACCCCCAACATCATCCGGACACGGagttgaggagaaagaagagcagccaaggagggaggggaaaatctgCAGAGAActtgagaggtcagcaaagaagcactgtggcctagtggaaagaccctaggcctgggagtcagaggatttgggttctaatcccggctctgccatgtctctgctgttgactttgggggagtcccttcacttctctgtgtcgcaatttcctcctctctacaatggggattaaaactgtgagtcccgggtgggacatggactgtgtctgatctaccccggtgctcagtaaagtgctcgacacatagtaagtgcttaacaaacaccataaaaagatcacaacttctctgtgactcagcttcttcctcattaaaatggggattaaatacctgctctcccttccccttagactctgagacagggactgtgtccaaactgattatttgtatttactccagagcctGGTACAGCGTTTAACTCATAGTGAGCTCTGTTCTGGACCCCTAGAGAGGAAGATTTCACCACACTAGGCCCCCATCCTATGGtcaaaatactaataatgattataatgataatataataataataacagtattcgttaaggtctaactatgcaccagacactgttctaagcgctggagtagatacaaaataatcattttggacacagtctctgtcccacatgtggctcacagtcttaatccccattttacagatgagggaaatgaggcccagagaagtgaagcggcttgccccaggtcacacagcagacaggtggcggagtcgagattagaacccaggttcggaAGTTCTCCATAACGTCTACCTTGGATCCCTCTGGCTGCAGGGTCGCCGTCAGCCCATCCTCCATCCTAAAACAGTGGGGCCCACTGGAGTTGGACTAACTGTTATTTACACTTCCAGATCTTAAAACCATTAACAAAAGCCACTTAATTCAATTATATTCCCCAGGTGCTAAATTGTCAGCCCAGGAAGGCGCCTACTCCAGCACCTCATCccagtcccccctcctcctcccccccgccccagcccctccacccccctccccatgcGCTGTCATTGTGTAGAGCTAATGAGGTAAAGTGAACTGATGGTCCCCATTGACAGGTTTATGAGAATTTAATAAAGCGTGGCGGGGATCAAATGAGATATTGCAGGCCCGCACAAAGCTGATCGTCTCCCTCTCGTCAGCACTTTTACTCTGAGATATTGACAACCGCGGCCGGTTCCCATCGCTCAACTGGAAAGATGCATTTCCAGGCCGGGCCTGTCTGGTCGGCGGGCCGGTCTCTGCCGGACGCTCGGCAAGGTGAGCGATGAGCTGTCGTCACCGCCGGAgaccgggagggagaggggtggcgtggggtgggttgggggtggggagagaggacacCCCGCAACCAGCCTGGCTCTGGTCCTGGAGGGACACCAGCACCTGGGACTCGCCCTCTTCCTCGCCGGCCCTCCAAGGCGAAGGTTCCTCAACCCGAGTCCAAGAGCGCGTCCCTCCATGTGCCACCCGGGTCCACCCCCAGCCTGTCCAGGTCGGGGGTCTGGCCCTCATAGAACCCCTAGGATGGTGGGACGAGCTGTATGCTGGACATAGAAGCTTAGTGGTagagatggaccatccaacagtcctgattctcccctctccatccctgactctttccagtgacccaacatgggccgtctcacaacctctgactctcccctctccatccctgactctcagtCAGTTtattgtaattactgagcacttaccgcatgcacagcactgcactgggtgcttgggagagtacagtataacaatataacagtcacatgcCCTATCCacacgagcttgcggtctagagagagaggcagacattcatgtaaataaataaaatgacagatatctatgtaagtgctgtggggctggataaagggagggagtcaaggtgatgcagaagggagtgggagaagaggaaaggagggctttagtcagggaaggcctcttggaggagatgtatcttcaataacgttttgaaacaggggagagttattgtctgtcagatataaagagggagggcattccaggccagagggaggacgtgggcgagaagtcgatggcgagatagatgagaaggtcggctaagaggagcaaagtgtgcgcgttgggttgtactaggagactagcaaggtgcctctccatccctccctctcccctagtgacccaaAATGAACCATACGgcaccccggctctccccccaGAGCCTGAGTATTGACCATCCCAtacccctaacttttccctctgcaACCCTaactctctcccagtgaccccgCACGGAGCCCTCGACCACAGATCTGTCTGACCTCTCCTGGAACCTGCTAATACAGCCAGCGTCATTTCAGAAATGATTCAACCTCAGGTCTTGGACCTggggaagagaattggagaggtcatgcagtccatccccctgcctccaggcccccGAAACATCCCAAAAAGGTGTGAGGCTCCTCTGTATTTGCAGCCCCagcctccaccctcacccctatCTTGTGTAAAGGTCCTTGAATCTAaccactatccactagaccacgttactTGTCTTCCCTTCCCGCCGCAACTGAAGGCGAAAACGGGATCAAGGATGACCTGGTGACAGGTTTCTGAGGTTCGACTTGGGGTTGTGCGTGTGACCCTCCTGTTATCTGGATTAGCTGTGGCCTTGACAGCTGACATGAGAAGGAACTGAGATGTCCAGAAGGAGGAAGTAGTTTGGTTGCCAGGGATTGTTTTAGTGGttgtggagaagcagagaagctcagtggaaagagcccgggcttggtagtcacaggtcatgggttctaatcccggctccgccacttgtcatctgtgtgactttgggcaagtcacttctctgggcctcagtgacctcatccgtaatatggagattaagactgtgagcctcacgtgggacaacctgatgaccctctatctaccccggcgcttagaacagtgctctgcacatagtgagcgcttaacaaataccaacactattattattaattattaatccggtcctccctctagaccgtaagctaatgtgggcagggaatgtatctgtttattgttatactgtactctctcaagtgcctaatacagtgctctgcccacagtgagcgctcaataaatgcgactgaccgaatgaatgattccccactttacagatgaggaaaatgaggcaaagttaagtgacttgcccggggtcccccagcagacaagagaaggagcctgggattagaacccagggcccctgactcccaagctgcagTTCTTTCCACTGCATCTCTCTCTTGCTGAAGGCGTCTCGAGCAGCCCACTCGGCCTCAGAAGgagtttttcctccttcctgggaAGACCACGAGGACCCAGTGGTCACTTGCTAGACTCCCTTCCCCGGGCCAACTTTCCCCAGTGAGCGCCTTGCCCCATGCTGGTGTCGCCATCTAGTGGCTATCGTCTGGAAGTGCAGCCTTTGGCCCACCGCTCTCCCGCAGGACCAactggtccatccccctgccgccGGCCAGCCCTGCCCCCTCCGAGCCCTCACAGAAGGCTTCCCcgcccctctccaaagccctctaAGGGCACTGACCGCTCTAAGGCAGCCGGGGTGTCTCCTGCTTTCAACCTGAATCTCCCTCTGGATGGGAACCGGGACATTCGTTAAGCAATTTCTCTCTTAGCaccctgctaagcactgggataaatataataatagtacttgttaagcgcgcaCTATGTACTggtctacgcgctgggggagatacaagttagtgaggttggatatagtccctgtcccacatggggctcccagtcttcatctccgttttacagatgaggtcactgaggtacagagaagtgaggtaatttatccaaagtcacagagcagacaagccgcggagctgggattagaacccaggtcctcctgattctcaggcccgtgctccgtccactaagacacgctgcttcttgggggtGCAATTGCCAGGGCCTACTGGCTTGCTGGGAAGCCATGCTTCATTCTCTGGGATGCTTGTCTGACTCACCGGCTCTAGGATCCGTTGGCATGGCGACTCTGGGCTCTAGGATCCGTTGGCATGGCGACTCTGATATGTCTGGAAATGCCGCAGTGCTCAATTCCAGTCTCCCTGGCCCGGCCAGCTGGCTTGAGTAGGAGCCGGAGAGGTTAATGGCGGGAGACCGAGGCAGGGGTATGGAgttcaggggtgggaggggagggtgaggaaggggagagggaatagggagaagaagaggggtggAAATTTGGAATGAATGTCTTCAACCTCTGGGTCATTCCAGGGGCACTTATCAGACTCAGGGCCCTGGAGCCCCTCAAGAGAAAAGAAAGCCATTGGACAACTCCCAGCTCCGCTGCAGGGGACTGAAATGGATGGACCCTTTACTGACCGGTTCCTTTctgtggggagcagggaggggtgcacacacttacacacccacatgctcacacaaacacacacacacatgcattccCATTCGTGCCTGTACTCGTGTACACATGCACCTATTAATTCACATGCACTTACACATGTTCACACCCATGGCTTTGCTTCAGTCAAATACACTGTACtcgcctaagcgcttagtacagtgctctgctcacaataagggctcaataaatatgtttgaatgaacacACAAGTACTCCTGAATGCACTCACACACGCATACTTACATACTTGCATACATATGGGGACACACACATTCTCACTTCCATAAGTCCATCAGTTACCCCCAGGGCTCCCTAGACCACAAGAAATAGCTTCCCACCAGGTCGGGGAAGGCTGTGGAAGGTTCTGACAGTTGaccaaggagaaggggaaggatgggtctgcctggagggagagagagaaaataatttcCTCAATAGCAGCAGCATTTTTATCAGTGTACTGCATTGGCTGCCTATTGTGTGCCGGGGTTgtactgggtgtctactgtgCGCAGAATGCTGTGCTAGGTGTCTACTCTGGGCAGTACACTTTCCAcgttgcttaatatgtgcagagcagtacccTGGGCATCAACTGGGTGCAAAGTGCTGAGCTggacgcctactgtgtgcagagcactctactgggagcgtccactgtgtgcagagcactctactgggagTCTACCGTTGATACGTCTGTAAGTGCTATAGGAACTCTGCCCAGGTGCTGACTGAGTCGACTTGGGGTGAAGAAcaggaatcagggaaggcctcctggatgagggaGGATCCATTCTGGCCTGGTTGCGGCTGAAGGGGAGCGCCCTGACCCCACGggggtggagaaagaaggaaaatattttcagTAGAGTAGTTAGGTTGGGAGGAGAAGGATCAGATGGATGGGTAGGGTTGAGGAGAGTCGggcagggagtaggaggaagaggaggaggaggaagaggataaagaaggggatgaggaggagcaaaaggaggaggatagaaaagaggaggaggaggaagaggaagaagaggaagaggatgagggggaggagcagaagaaggaggaatagaggaggaggtggaaaacgaagaggaggaaggagaggaggaggaggaagaggcagggcgATGGGAAGAGCCAGACACCCCTGCCTCCGGGGCTGGAGTCTCCTGGTGGCGAACACTCCCGCGATGACCCTGCAGGTTGGACGCTcacccacccttcctgtctcccaccTGGCAGGGCCTTGACGAGCCCGGGCCCCGTCGCCATGGAAACGCCACCAACCAAGGAGGAGGAAACGGAGTCAGAGAAATGAGTTGTCACCAGATTCGGTCCAATTGGCGTGATTGTGCTGGCAGCCTCCGAGACCTTCCTCAGGCCCGCTTTCCCAACCCCccgggaggagcggaggaggtGGCTGGGAGGAGGATGCCGGAGCGGTTGCGGGGGAGGTGAGCTGGTCCAGTCCCCTGTAGCAGCTCCCGGGCGTTCCACCAACCCCACTCACCCCATTTCGGAGGGGACCTTGTCACACCCGAACGTGCCAAACCAGAGAGATGAGTCGTTGCTGGCGCCGAGACAGAGGATGTTGGAGGCTGGTGCTGGAAGAGCTTTCTTGGACTAATTCAACAGGAGTCCCTTCGCCGGATGTAAAGTACCGATCATccaacaccccgactctcccccagtgacccagcagggaccaacccacacccctgactctcccccagtgacccagcacggaccagctcacacccctgactctcccctcagtGGCCCAGCATAAGCCACCCAACTCCCTCTGATTCTCCCTCATCCCTTACTCTcattccagtgacccagcacggatcaTCCAGAACCTCTAACTCTGCTCTCCATCCCTGAGCCTCCCACAGGgatccagcatggaccatcccacacccccgactcccccctctccactcctcactctccctccgATGTCCCAGCACAGATGCTCGTCCATGGATCCATCCAAACCCCTCTGAAACCGGCCGGTGATTCCAGCTCCCTGATTAATTTACTTTTTTCCCCCCGGGTCACATCCTCTCAGCTAACACTTCAGCATTTATGCACTCACAACTCCCCGTAGCACATCTGTACAAACCGATCTTACTCAAGCACCTATTTATTCGCAGGACCATCTTCCCCTTATGTTTTCCTCTCTTAGCTGTAAATGATGTCGTGTCCGCATCCCCTGCTAGATGTAAGGCTCTCGGGGGCGGGGACAGTCCGCTatattattggactctcccaagcgctcagtacactgctctgttcaCAATAGGATTCTAATCAGTGTTATTGATCGCTCCATCAATAAATTGACTGAGCAGATTTGGAGGCCAACAGGTGGGCGGTGCCCCTGAGCCAGTCCGAATGGGGTTGCGCAGGAGTTGAGGGATCCAGGCCCCAAAGCGGCAGAACCGccgcatttatgtccatatctgtaatttctttgtttCTATCgatgtccttctctccctctccaccgtaagcttgtcatgggcagggaacgtgtctaccaactctgttatattgtactctctcaagcgcttagtacagtgctccgcacagagtaaggactcaataaatgccactgattggttgatggagtAACCGCTGTGGGACTCTCGTCAGAGGTTGTAGGTCAGAGACCAGGGGGGAATTTTCCAGGGTCCTTTGAGGGTACTCTCTGCTTCCTAGAACCACCTTCCCTGGAGCCAAGGGGTCTCctgggaaggggacggggagggggacgggggagaccaGTCAGAGGAACCAAAGACGCTTTATTGACCCACAGAGACACTGGTCACATCACCACAGGAACATCAACGCCAAACagacaggtggggaggggggctgccgGGGCCTCAGACCCGAGATCCTGAAGCTGCTCAagtccccgcccgcccctccccgcgccaGAGGAAGGGGCACCAGCAAGACACCTCTCAGGTTAAGCCGGTCCTCCTCCAGTCTAATTTACGTCCTCCGAGCTGTAGTTGAAGACGTCTCTTCTTGTCCTGACCCCGGGAAGGATGGTCAGCAGCCTGTCCCCGACCTCTTCATCCCACCATCCTCCTTACCTCCTTTCTGCTTTATGCCATCATCCTCTCTATGCTCACCGCCCTCTTTATACCCCTATTCTCTTTTTTACCCCCGCTCTCTTTATAAAGACCCAGGCCAGGAAAAGGCACCTGGCTGGGGTCCGGGGCCCTGAGAGAAATCGGGCTGGGCTTAAAAGAAACTAGCCCGTGGGCTGGATGGAAATCTTGGCAGGAGGAAAACCTGGGGTACCCTGagccttggggaggggagggaataggggacgGGCCGAGAGCCCTTGCTGTAGCCCTtagggggagatgagggaggggcgaggaggggagggagggctgggggtagACTGAGGGAGCGGGGGAGTCTCTGGCTGGAGCATGGGGGGGCGTCTGGGGTCTCTCTGCCGGATCTGGGCGGAGACGGCCTCCCTATCTCAGAGGACCCCGGGCCCGAGGGGGGTGGAAGCAGGGGACCGgggaccgcccccctcccacGAGGTGACCACCAGAGGAGCCAGCCTCCACCAGGACGGCCCCATTGCCCATGTTGGCAGCCGGACAAGGGCTGGGGCAATTCTCCAGGCTCCACCCACCCCGGCACAGGTGACCAACCCGGGCTTAACAGAGGAGGGTTACCTTGGAAACACTGCAGGGAGGGACGAGAAACcgaatgagaagcagcctaggggaaagggctgggaatcaggagacctgggttctacttctgcttGGGccgcttgcctgcggtgtgaccccgggcaagtcatttcacttctctgggcctccgttccctcatctgaaagatgggggttCCGTGactgttgtccctcccccttgGTCGTCTAATGAGGCTCTGGAacccagggactgggtctgacctgatattgcagctaccccagcgctttgcacagtgcttggcacatggaacgCGTTTAAACAGAACACCACAACGATGATGCACTAACACCTAACCGAGTCCTGCCCAGCACGCCCACCGAAGCTGGGAGAGGCAACCCCGCGGCTCCCACGCTAGCCAGCTGCACGTGATCCGGACCCAAAAGGCCGAGGAGGGGGGACGCaggctctgggagggagggggccaccATCGTTTTCGAGGCAGGTGGAGACGTGTCTGCCCCATCCCCCAGGAGACCCTGAGGAGCAGGGTCCCGCCCATCCGGCCGGAGAAAGGCTGGTGGAACCCCTGACCTGGGAGCCTCTGGGGTTAGGCCCAGGGGAGACCAGACGGCTCAGAGCCCCCCGGAGAACCCCCAGAAAGCCCCTCCGGCCTCTTGGCGGATGGTccgcagggatgggggagaggccaGTTCCGCTCCCGATTCTGCCGAGGGACTCGGGGCTcgtggcttaacctctctgagccccagatgcCTTCTCTGGAAACGGAGCGACGGCTGGCGAAGGGAGGCACAGGCCCCGGTtacggggcggtggggggcggccGGCGAGAGACGGAGAGGTAGAGGCGGGCCCCGGGGGGCAAGGACCCCTGACCCGCGTTCCCTTGGGTCCCTCGAacctccgccccctcccggggCCTCGAGTCCGGGCCAATTCCCGCCCAAGGTGGGCACCGAGGTGGGGGGGTCATCGGGGTCACGGACATCTTCGGCGGCTGGCATcttcgggcggggccggggaggggaaagggggcctcgagccggcggggcgggggcgggcgggcaggggggcgAGGGGCCGAGGCCACCCCCGACCCTAGGAGCCGACGGGCTCCCGGGGCAGGTTGAGGTGGGCGCCCTCGCCCGCGGGCCCGTTGGCGGCGAGCGGGCCCAGGCCCTCCATGGTGAAGAGCCCgcaggccccgggcccggcctgcaCCGGCGTGGACCTGCGAGAGGAGCTGGGCGAGTTGGCCGGGCTGAGCTGGATGGCCGTAGTGTCCTGCACGGTGTGCTCGCTGGTCTCCAGCTCGAAGCCcgccagcccggcccggcccaggcccaggcccaggcccgagCCCGAGGGACCCTTGCCCCCGCGgcccgcgggcccggccccggtcgGTCGCCGGCTACAGACGCAGCAGGCCCCGAAGAAGGAGatggccagcagcagcaggacggGGCCGATGACGATGGGGGGGTTGTGGCCCGGCAGGAAGGTGCCGAAGGCGAAGGCGCCCACCAGGGTGAGGTTGATGCCCGCCAGCATGACGCACAGGCCGCAGGCGCAGCACAAGGCCGgcgaggggaggcccgggggccgGGACTTGCCGGCTCCCGGGGTCgcggccggggtcggggtcggggtcggggtcggggccggggtggcCGACCCGCTGCCCTTCTCCGGGACCATGCTGCCGGGGGGCgaaccccggccggccccggggcatCGGATCTCTCCTGGcccgggcaggggatgggtcgggGGCTCTGGTCGGTGGGGGGCAGGGGtaaagagacacagagacggacacgcacacacacacacacagacgcagagaaagagaggagtcagtCGGCCAAATTCTGCagacggggctggggggcggcccGAGATCCTCCTTGGGAatcccccaagagaagcagcgtggcttagtggcaagagcccgggcttgggagtcggaggacctgggttctaatcgtggctccgctcCGGGCCTGTTGGGTAAGCCACCGTACTCccgtgtgcctcggttacatctgtaatatggggatgaagactgtgggccccacgtgggacaacctgatggaccttggatctcccccagcgcttagaacaaagtgctcggcacatagtaagcgcttaacaaatgccatcattattatcgttttctcccctgtcccctctctccGCTCACGCTTGAGTTAAGGCTACTGAAGTCCCGGGTGGAAACTAACGGGCGGAGCCTAAGGTGCAGCATGAGAGATTTAGGT is a window of Ornithorhynchus anatinus isolate Pmale09 chromosome 18, mOrnAna1.pri.v4, whole genome shotgun sequence DNA encoding:
- the TMEM275 gene encoding transmembrane protein 275 — encoded protein: PAATPGAGKSRPPGLPSPALCCACGLCVMLAGINLTLVGAFAFGTFLPGHNPPIVIGPVLLLLAISFFGACCVCSRRPTGAGPAGRGGKGPSGSGLGLGLGRAGLAGFELETSEHTVQDTTAIQLSPANSPSSSRRSTPVQAGPGACGLFTMEGLGPLAANGPAGEGAHLNLPREPVGS